A DNA window from Jaculus jaculus isolate mJacJac1 chromosome 1, mJacJac1.mat.Y.cur, whole genome shotgun sequence contains the following coding sequences:
- the LOC101612754 gene encoding synaptosomal-associated protein 23-like isoform X1, which produces MDNLLPEENQLRAHQITDESLESTRRILGLAIESQDAGIKTITLLHEQGEQLNRMDQINKDMREAVKTLTELNKCCGLCLCPCNRTKNFESGKAYKATWGDGGGNSPNSVVWKQPGRVTNGQPQQTSTGAASGGYIKRITNDAKEDEMEENLTQVGSILGNLKNMALDMDNEIDAKNQQIQWITEKADTNKDRIDIANTRAKKLMDN; this is translated from the coding sequence ATGGATAATCTGTTACCAGAAGAAAATCAGCTGAGGGCTCACCAAATTACTGATGAGTCTCTGGAAAGTACGAGGAGAATCCTGGGTTTAGCCATTGAGTCTCAGGATGCAGGAATCAAGACCATCACTCTACTGCATGAGCAGGGGGAACAATTAAACCGCATggaccaaataaataaagacatgagAGAGGCCGTGAAGACTTTGACAGAACTCAACAAGTGCTGTGGACTCTGCCTATGCCCTTGTAATCGAACAAAGAACTTTGAGTCTGGAAAGGCCTATAAGGCAACGTGGGGAGATGGTGGAGGCAATTCACCTAACAGTGTTGTTTGGAAGCAACCAGGCCGAGTAACCAATGGTCAACCTCAGCAGACCTCCACAGGAGCAGCTAGTGGTGGATACATTAAACGCATAACTAATGATGCTAAAGAAGATGAGATGGAAGAAAACCTGACTCAAGTGGGCAGTATCCTTGGAAATCTAAAGAACATGGCTCTGGATATGGACAATGAAATTGATGCTAAAAATCAACAAATACAGTGGATCACAGAAAAGGCCGACACCAACAAAGATCGTATAGACATTGCCAACACAAGAGCAAAGAAACTCATGGACAACTAA
- the LOC101612754 gene encoding synaptosomal-associated protein 23-like isoform X2: MDNLLPEENQLRAHQITDESLESTRRILGLAIESQDAGIKTITLLHEQGEQLNRMDQINKDMREAVKTLTELNKCCGLCLCPCNRITNDAKEDEMEENLTQVGSILGNLKNMALDMDNEIDAKNQQIQWITEKADTNKDRIDIANTRAKKLMDN; encoded by the exons ATGGATAATCTGTTACCAGAAGAAAATCAGCTGAGGGCTCACCAAATTACTGATGAGTCTCTGGAAAGTACGAGGAGAATCCTGGGTTTAGCCATTGAGTCTCAGGATGCAGGAATCAAGACCATCACTCTACTGCATGAGCAGGGGGAACAATTAAACCGCATggaccaaataaataaagacatgagAGAGGCCGTGAAGACTTTGACAGAACTCAACAAGTGCTGTGGACTCTGCCTATGCCCTTGTAAT CGCATAACTAATGATGCTAAAGAAGATGAGATGGAAGAAAACCTGACTCAAGTGGGCAGTATCCTTGGAAATCTAAAGAACATGGCTCTGGATATGGACAATGAAATTGATGCTAAAAATCAACAAATACAGTGGATCACAGAAAAGGCCGACACCAACAAAGATCGTATAGACATTGCCAACACAAGAGCAAAGAAACTCATGGACAACTAA